A window of Erpetoichthys calabaricus chromosome 12, fErpCal1.3, whole genome shotgun sequence contains these coding sequences:
- the LOC114662021 gene encoding myoglobin isoform X10 codes for MCASAEEFTAVLSFWDPLKADPKSYGEVVLQRLFETKPDSQKLFTKFADLPKEQLQNNPDLQAHGGIVLCKLTEFLQGGGRDKKTLKDLAESHAKQHKIPRVYFQIISDVIFEVVAEKIEGFDAQTALKNVLKTFQTQMGECYDELGFN; via the exons ATGTGTGCTAGTGCTGAGGAGTTTACTGCTGTGCTTAGTTTCTGGGATCCTTTGAAGGCTGATCCCAAAAGCTATGGGGAGGTTGTTCTTCAGCG CTTGTTTGAGACCAAACCAGATAGCCAGAAGCTGTTCACCAAGTTTGCTGACCTTCCCAAAGAGCAGCTACAGAACAATCCTGACCTCCAGGCCCATGGGGGAATTGTCCTCTGCAAGCTGACAGAATTCCTGCAAGGTGGAGGACGGGACAAGAAAACTCTCAAGGATCTGGCAGAATCTCATGCCAAGCAGCACAAGATCCCTCGGGTCTACTTTCAG ATCATCAGTGATGTCATTTTTGAAGTGGTAGCGGAGAAGATTGAAGGCTTTGATGCTCAAACAGCCCTGAAGAATGTGCTGAAGACCTTTCAAACTCAAATGGGAGAATGCTATGATGAGCTGGGATTTAATTAA
- the LOC114662012 gene encoding myoglobin yields MCASAAEFISVLSFWGPLKADPKSYGEIVLQRLFETKPDSQKLFPKFAALPKAQLQNNPDLQAHGGIVFCKLTEFLQDGGQDKKILKDLAESHAKQHKIPRVYFQIISDVIFEVVAEKIEGFGPDAQTALKNVLKTFQTQMGECYDELGFDVLS; encoded by the exons ATGTGTGCTAGTGCTGCGGAATTTATTTCTGTGCTTAGTTTCTGGGGTCCTTTGAAGGCTGATCCCAAAAGCTATGGGGAGATTGTTCTTCAGCG CTTGTTTGAGACCAAACCAGATAGCCAGAAGCTGTTCCCCAAGTTTGCTGCCCTTCCCAAAGCGCAGCTGCAGAACAATCCTGACCTCCAGGCCCATGGGGGAATTGTCTTCTGCAAGCTGACAGAATTCCTGCAAGACGGAGGACAGGACAAGAAAATTCTGAAGGATCTGGCAGAATCTCATGCCAAGCAGCACAAGATCCCTCGGGTCTACTTTCAG ATCATCAGTGATGTCATTTTTGAAGTGGTGGCCGAGAAGATTGAAGGCTTTGGCCCTGATGCTCAAACAGCCCTGAAGAATGTGCTGAAGACCTTTCAAACTCAAATGGGAGAATGCTATGATGAGCTGGGATTTGATGTATTGTCTTGA